The Saccharomyces mikatae IFO 1815 strain IFO1815 genome assembly, chromosome: 11 genome has a segment encoding these proteins:
- the FLO10 gene encoding Flo10p (similar to Saccharomyces cerevisiae FLO10 (YKR102W)), with amino-acid sequence MTSHYMLLTGLFFLALVKGALGTTEACLPTGEKKNGMVINFYQYEIKDSSTYSNPAYMAYEYADKEKMGSVSGQTKLSIDYSIPCNASDNCPCSDDDSSEDSSTQVAVKRGVRFCSDNKTLSYANKKREDEVCDEGAAYWSSDLFGFYTTPTNVTVEMTGYFLPPKTGTYTFSFATVDDSAILSVGGNVAFECCKQDQPPITSTDFTINGIKPWNADAPTNIKGSTYMYAGYYYPLKIVYSNAVSWGTLPISVTLPDGTEVNDDFEGYVYSFDDSITQPHCSVPNPADHARTCTSKTTQISTGSHASSTDVCTECTETASTGSTTASTSSVGSTTASTSSLGSTTVSTSSAGYSSSSTSSDVCTECTETASTGSTTASTSSVGSTTVSTSSAGYSSSSTSSDVCTECAETASTGSTTASTSSVGSTTVSTSSAGYSSSSTSSDVCTECAETASTGSTTASTSSVGSTTVSTSSVGSTTASTSSLGSTTVSTSSAGYSSSSTSSDVCTECAETASTGSTTASTSSVGSTTASTSSAGYSSSSTSSDVCTECAETASTGSTTASTSSVGSTTVSTSSVGSTTASTSSLGSTTVSTSSAGYSSSSTSSDVCTECAETASTGSTTASTSSVGSTTVSTSSVGSTTASTSSVGSTTASTSSAGYSSSSTSSDVCTECAETASTGSTTASTSSVGSTTASTSSVGSTTISTSSVGPTTVSTSSVGSTTVSTSSVGSTTVSTSSVGSTTVSTSSVGSTTVSTSSAGYSSSSTPSNSTLNYISSSASVSQSIISVCATCSETEISSISITSSAMPSKDITTVPFSSFTSTSNSATSSTQTDITLSPSLSSTISEYTNTVTSYSGSATRSFITSIESETSFSASHKKSPASASLSSNRDSFTNYFTPTMHRITPIYPSNQTVIVSSTVSTSVTSGPFESSESHTIPITTASPLSKSSAMNARITSTSTASTNLITSAPTSFTGAATGLSTMSTGLTSSVSLSRVHSASGKPELSSQKTVSRSSVVSSKKQESVSSSLANPSSSKSSENQIKSTSSFFSNAHQMTTASNSVLISSESVSSSVVSLPSVTSAAISSSKLNRQTEVEESTRKHTSHSDNASMTFSSLPTSKAYGILSGETSSGVYRDRTTMYRITSAIPTAAEQTTLVTVTSCESNTCSESDSLAIVSTATTTVNGIVTAYTTWCPMFSTKLTKESTLESRRKTTLVTVTSCESDICSKTASPAIVSTATATINGAVTEYTTWSPVSATESKQQTTLVTVTSCQSGVCSETVSPAIVSTVTATVNDFITVFPTWSPQTTDETASSSNIVSHTDRTSTMSEAAETKTATRSLLSKSDYVETHATVATNVIEHSSSVISVPGTTSTKSVTTSRLTTISQQSRSTSSNGTPVFSTASLEISSYIGLANGLLVNRSLSVFIASILLVIF; translated from the coding sequence ATGACTTCTCATTATATGCTTTTGACAGGCCTATTTTTCCTAGCTCTTGTCAAGGGTGCCTTAGGAACTACAGAGGCATGTTTGCCAACCGgggagaagaaaaatgggATGGTTATTAACTTTTATCAATACGAAATAAAAGATTCGTCTACTTATTCTAATCCGGCTTATATGGCATATGAATATgctgataaagaaaaaatgggcTCCGTAAGTGGACAAACGAAACTTTCCATCGATTATTCAATTCCATGTAACGCTTCAGATAATTGTCCCTGTTCAGATGATGATTCTTCTGAGGACAGCTCTACCCAGGTAGCTGTGAAGCGCGGTGTTAGGTTTTGTTCAGACAATAAAACTCTTTCTTATGCAAACAAGAAACGTGAGGATGAAGTTTGTGATGAAGGCGCTGCCTACTGGAGTTCGGATCTGTTCGGTTTCTATACAACGCCCACTAATGTGACTGTGGAAATGACAGGCTACTTTTTGCCACCAAAGACTGGTACCTATACATTTAGTTTCGCTACTGTAGATGATTCAGCAATTCTATCTGTTGGAGGTAATGTTGCCTTTGAATGCTGTAAGCAGGATCAGCCTCCAATAACATCAACAGATTTCACCATTAACGGTATTAAACCATGGAATGCGGATGCGCCTACTAACATTAAAGGCTCAACGTACATGTATGCTGGTTACTATTATCCATTGAAAATTGTTTATTCAAATGCTGTATCTTGGGGTACCCTTCCTATTAGTGTGACATTGCCAGACGGTACTGAGGTTAAcgatgattttgaaggatACGTTTACTCTTTTGATGATAGTATTACCCAACCACATTGTTCTGTTCCAAACCCTGCTGATCATGCAAGAACTTGTACCTCAAAAACAACACAAATATCTACTGGCTCTCATGCGTCCTCTACCGATGTCTGCACTGAGTGCACTGAAACTGCATCCACAGGTTCCACAACCGCATCTACCAGTTCTGTAGGTTCCACAACCGCATCTACCAGTTCTTTAGGCTCCACAACCGTATCTACCAGCTCTGCAGGTTACAGCAGCTCCTCTACATCTAGTGATGTCTGCACTGAGTGCACTGAAACTGCATCCACAGGTTCCACAACCGCATCTACCAGTTCTGTAGGTTCCACAACCGTATCTACCAGTTCTGCAGGTTACAGCAGCTCCTCTACATCTAGTGATGTCTGCACTGAGTGCGCCGAAACTGCATCCACAGGTTCCACAACCGCATCTACCAGTTCTGTAGGTTCCACAACCGTATCTACCAGCTCTGCAGGTTACAGCAGCTCCTCTACATCTAGTGATGTCTGCACTGAGTGCGCCGAAACTGCATCCACAGGTTCCACAACCGCATCTACCAGTTCTGTAGGTTCCACAACCGTATCTACCAGTTCTGTAGGTTCCACAACCGCATCTACCAGTTCTTTAGGTTCCACAACCGTATCTACCAGTTCTGCAGGTTACAGCAGCTCCTCTACATCTAGTGATGTCTGCACTGAGTGCGCCGAAACTGCATCCACAGGTTCCACAACCGCATCTACCAGTTCTGTAGGTTCCACAACCGCATCTACCAGTTCTGCAGGTTACAGCAGCTCCTCTACATCTAGTGATGTCTGCACTGAGTGCGCCGAAACTGCATCCACAGGTTCCACAACCGCATCTACCAGTTCTGTAGGTTCCACAACCGTATCTACCAGTTCTGTAGGTTCCACAACCGCATCTACCAGTTCTTTAGGTTCCACAACCGTATCTACCAGTTCTGCAGGTTACAGCAGCTCCTCTACATCTAGTGATGTCTGCACTGAGTGCGCCGAAACTGCATCCACAGGTTCCACAACCGCATCTACCAGTTCTGTAGGTTCCACAACCGTATCTACCAGTTCTGTAGGTTCCACAACCGCATCTACCAGTTCTGTAGGTTCCACAACCGCATCTACCAGTTCTGCAGGTTACAGCAGCTCCTCTACATCTAGTGATGTCTGCACTGAGTGCGCCGAAACTGCATCCACAGGTTCCACAACCGCATCTACCAGTTCTGTAGGTTCCACAACCGCATCTACCAGTTCTGTAGGTTCCACAACCATATCTACCAGTTCTGTAGGTCCCACAACCGTATCTACCAGTTCTGTAGGTTCCACAACCGTATCTACCAGTTCTGTAGGTTCCACAACCGTATCTACCAGTTCTGTAGGTTCCACAACCGTATCTACCAGTTCTGTAGGTTCCACAACCGTATCCACCAGTTCTGCAGGTTACAGCAGCTCCTCTACACCCTCTAACAGCACTCTGAATTACATCAGCTCTTCCGCGTCAGTATCGCAGTCGATAATATCTGTGTGCGCAACTTGTAGTGAAACCGAGATTTCCAGCATTTCCATAACTAGTAGCGCTATGCCATCAAAAGATATCACTACTGTTCCTTTCTCGTCCTTTACGTCAACTTCTAATTCTGCAACATCTTCAACTCAAACAGACATTACCCTTTCCCCCAGTCTATCATCTACTATAAGCGAGTATACCAACACTGTCACATCATATTCTGGATCAGCTACTCGTTCATTCATAACCTCTATCGAAAGTGAGACCAGTTTTTCTGCTTCACATAAAAAATCCCCTGCTAGTGCGTCTTTATCATCAAACCGAGACAGTTTTACCAATTACTTTACTCCGACTATGCACAGAATTACACCCATATACCCTAGTAATCAAACTGTAATCGTTAGCTCTACTGTCTCTACATCAGTTACTTCTGGACCATTTGAATCCTCTGAATCTCATACAATTCCGATTACTACTGCTTCACCTTTATCTAAATCATCCGCTATGAATGCAAGGATCACAAGTACCTCTACGGCATCAACAAATTTGATCACTAGCGCTCCAACATCCTTTACAGGTGCAGCCACTGGCTTGTCGACAATGTCTACTGGTTTAACATCTAGCGTTTCCTTGTCAAGGGTTCATTCAGCATCCGGAAAACCTGAATTATCTAGCCAAAAAACCGTAAGTAGATCTTCAGTCGTCAGTTCTAAAAAGCAGGAATCGGTAAGCTCCTCTTTGGCCAATCCCAGCTCCTCCAAATCTTCGGAAAATCAAATCAAATCCACTagttccttcttttccaacGCCCATCAAATGACTACTGCTTCCAACTCTgttttaatttcttctgagTCGGTGTCTTCATCAGTTGTCTCTCTCCCTTCCGTTACCTCGGCTGCTATTAGCTCTAGTAAACTGAATCGCCAAACTGAAGTGGAGGAATCTACGAGAAAGCACACCTCTCATAGCGATAATGCAAGCATGactttttcatctcttCCAACTTCTAAAGCATATGGGATCCTCAGTGGTGAGACTTCCTCCGGAGTTTACCGTGATCGTACAACTATGTATAGAATAACTTCCGCTATACCTACTGCAGCTGAACAAACCACTCTAGTTACCGTAACTTCCTGTGAATCTAACACTTGCTCCGAGAGTGATTCACTTGCTATCGTTTCCACAGCGACAACTACCGTTAATGGGATTGTCACTGCATATACCACGTGGTGTCCTATGTTTTCCACGAAACTAACAAAGGAGTCAACACTGGAGTCAAGAAGGAAAACCACCTTGGTTACCGTAACTTCTTGTGAGTCTGACATCTGTTCTAAGACCGCTTCTCCTGCTATTGTTTCTACAGCCACAGCTACTATTAACGGGGCTGTCACTGAATACACAACATGGTCTCCTGTTTCCGCTACTGAATCAAAACAGCAAACAACACTAGTCACAGTTACTTCTTGTCAATCTGGTGTCTGTTCAGAAACTGTTTCACCTGCTATAGTTTCGACAGTCACTGCTACCGTCAATGATTTCATTACGGTTTTCCCCACATGGAGTCCACAAACTACAGATGAAACAGCCAGTAGCTCTAATATTGTAAGTCATACCGATAGAACTTCCACCATGTCAGAAGCCGctgaaacaaaaacagCAACCCGCTCTTTGCTTTCAAAATCTGATTATGTGGAAACACATGCAACAGTTGCAACCAACGTTATCGAACACAGTAGTAGTGTCATTTCTGTACCTGGAACCACCAGCACCAAATCTGTCACAACTTCCAGGTTGACTACTATTTCTCAACAGTCTCGCAGCACTTCTTCAAACGGTACACCCGTATTTAGCACTGCATCTCTAGAAATATCAAGCTATATTGGCCTTGCCAATGGTCTACTGGTCAATCGTAGCCTAAGTGTTTTTATTGCTTCCATACTGCTAGTAATATTTTAA
- the NFT1 gene encoding putative multidrug transporter NFT1 (similar to Saccharomyces cerevisiae NFT1 (YKR103W)) translates to MIENKSCPIWDYDDISECARQEYIDFKFPLIILLIDLIYTFLKIFYALQLKREYYGSESALDYQCETPELEVQNNESNKDARFSVLRLKSAWENRCFRSVKYKRSSFDKFKVFIEGVLNVLQFIIHLYILIDIPADGKIFFHQSLVVKILLWVLLLIIVSLRLFSVSQSLRWLSACQHNLWTVSFLSYTLIFALSIPPLYSILIGKIRDVAVTKYFIIEFSINLALFLLLFTSNIEGINYSFLVEDEKENLPPNTTVFGLLTFARIDRLIWKACKRYLENADIWDLDINNKSVVILTKFEKYFKHRKILSSVVSYFKITFFSQLLLAFVTSLLNFVPSLLLPKILTYVDDPQSQSWNLISLYVTFMLVSKVIATTCRGQGLFLGEKGTMQLRTVLISHIYSKTLRRTILKGSAMPKQENHSQPNVLTTPEENDDYSEMELDAKTSRKDNSINNIMSVDAFKVSEAMSTFYQACEAIFMTVTALIILYSLLGWSAFAGIFVLIAMIPLNFWCAIFYGKYQADQLILTDRRTSGISEALNSIRVIKLLAWEKLFYRRIMVTRNGEISLLKKKATIFFLNHLIWFFGPTLVSVVTFAVFVKFQKQTLTPSIAFTALSLFAILRTPMDQIASTINLLMQSFISLERIQDYLNEPETRKYEILTQSKTKLGFENANMEWEAAETSFKLKNISIDFKQNTLNAIIGPTGSGKSSLLLGLLGELNLRSGKINVPTVHSRDDLEIGIDGMANSMAYCSQSPWLISGTIKDNIVFGEFFNQQKFDDVIKCCCLEKDIKAMTAGLKTDVGEGGFSLSGGQQQRIALARAIYSSSRYLLFDDCLSAVDPETALHIYEECLCGPMMKGRTCIVTSHNISLIIKQAQWLVILDNGEVKAQGKPSDLIESSKFLKESINNDPGDKSYNQIKLKQFKTLKKTENVLPIEEDPQDEENPQEAENPQEEEDPQETPEMENFEEKKMEGSVKFSAYKWLADYFGGLRLVLVFTMSSVFIHGITISQGFWLRHWLEKGSSVNKSAMLYSMLENSHSNAYFLSTYTIIGFISSFLTAGKVWVAVLFGTNATKKIFAKLLSSIFLAKLRFHDITPVGRIMNRFSKDMDIIDQQLIPNFEGLFYSVVVCLWVIFLIGYITPRFLLFAIPLCALYYIVGSLYLRASRELKRIDNINVSPIHQLFTEAIKGVATIRALADERRFITQTLVAIDKSNAPFFYLNLATEWITYRVDIIGALILFSSSLMIVLKAPYLDAGLAGILLSNAFSFTETAQWIIKVFSGVELLMSSVERIKEYVDVPLESSESNNYATPLANWPQTGDIEFENLTLRYSPHSSKALDGVSFKVKAGTKVGIVGRTGAGKSSIIAAIYRLSDWEDGTIIIDNKDIKYVPLECLRNSISCIPQNPTLFEGTIRSNLDPWDQYSDVQVFEALEKVGLIEQSEGLCSLPGQKLSYPSNHKLRNRFIDLNTVVKSGGSNISQGQRQLLCLARSMLGARNIMLIDEATASIDYVSDAKIQKTIRETMRNTTVLTIAHRLRSVIDYDKILVMDMGRVEEYDHPYNLISDKNTIFHRLCKRSGEFEKLFSLAEKSFKNERLNT, encoded by the coding sequence ATGATTGAGAATAAATCATGCCCGATTTGGGATTATGATGACATTTCTGAATGCGCTAGGCAAGAATACATCGACTTCAAGTTTCCTCTAATTATATTGTTGATTGATTTGATATACACATTTCTTAAAATATTTTATGCCCTCCAACTAAAGAGAGAATATTACGGAAGTGAAAGTGCTCTCGATTATCAGTGCGAAACCCCAGAACTCGAAGtacaaaataatgaaagtaATAAAGATGCACGATTTTCAGTTTTAAGGTTAAAGTCAGCATGGGAAAATCGTTGCTTTCGCAGTGTCAAGTATAAAAGATCTTCTTTCGACAAattcaaagttttcatAGAAGGCGTTCTCAACGTTTTGCAGTTCATTATCCACTTATATATTTTGATCGATATACCAGCGGATGGTAAGATATTCTTTCATCAAAGTTTGGTAGTAAAAATATTACTCTGGGTTTTGCTCcttattattgtttcaCTTCGTTTATTCTCTGTGAGTCAGTCTTTACGATGGCTTTCGGCGTGTCAACATAATCTCTGGACTGTTTCATTTCTCTCCTATACATTGATATTTGCTCTTTCAATCCCTCCTCTTTATTCTATTTTAATTGGGAAAATAAGAGATGTGGCCGTGACCAAGTATTTTATCATTGAGTTTTCTATCAATCTAGCTCTTTtcctattattatttacgTCGAATATAGAAGGAATTAACTATTCATTTTTAGTCGaggatgaaaaagaaaatctgCCGCCAAATACTACCGTGTTTGGTCTTCTGACGTTTGCTAGGATAGATCGGCTTATTTGGAAGGCATGCAAACGGTACCTTGAAAACGCAGATATTTGGGACTTGgatatcaataataaatcAGTAGTAATTCTGacaaagtttgaaaaatattttaaacACAGAAAGATTCTTTCAAGTGTTGTATcttatttcaaaattacaTTTTTCTCCCAACTGTTACTAGCCTTTGTAACTAGTCTCTTAAACTTCGTACCTTCATTGTTGCTGCCAAAAATACTAACATATGTTGATGATCCTCAGTCGCAGTCATGGAATTTGATATCATTGTATGTCACATTCATGCTGGTTAGtaaagttattgcaacaaCCTGCAGAGGACAGGGCCTATTCTTAGGTGAAAAAGGCACTATGCAACTAAGAACGGTATTAATATCCCATATTTATTCCAAAACTCTTAGAAGAACGATTCTCAAAGGTTCAGCGATGccaaaacaagaaaatcatTCTCAGCCAAATGTGCTGACGACacctgaagaaaatgacGACTATTCTGAAATGGAACTTGATGCCAAGACTAGTAGGAAAGATAATTCTATTAATAACATTATGTCTGTGGATGCTTTTAAGGTTTCTGAGGCTATGAGTACTTTTTATCAGGCTTGTGAAGCGATTTTTATGACAGTTACGGCACTAATTATATTATACTCTCTGCTAGGATGGTCCGCGTTTGCTGGTATCTTTGTTCTTATTGCCATGAttcctttgaatttttggTGTGCAATCTTTTACGGCAAGTACCAGGCCGATCAGTTGATATTAACTGACAGGCGTACCTCTGGAATTAGTGAAGCTTTGAATTCAATACGTGTAATAAAACTACTCGCTTGGGAAAAGCTATTTTACCGAAGGATTATGGTCACAAGAAATGGAGAAATTAGCCTTCTCAAAAAGAAGGCcacaatatttttcttgaaccaTCTTATTTGGTTCTTTGGGCCAACTCTTGTCTCAGTCGTAACATTTGCAGTGTTTGTTaagtttcaaaagcaaACGCTCACTCCTTCGATAGCTTTTACAgctctttctttattcgCTATATTGAGAACGCCTATGGATCAAATTGCTTCTACTATCAATCTTTTGATGCAATCTTTCATCTCACTTGAAAGAATTCAGGATTACCTTAACGAACcagaaacaagaaaatatgaaattttGACACAGAGTAAAACAAAACTTGGCTTTGAAAATGCAAATATGGAATGGGAAGCTGCTGAAACAAGTTTCAAACTCAAAAACATCTCTATTGACTTCAAGCAGAACACCCTTAACGCCATTATAGGTCCCACAGGCTCAGGAAAGTCTTCACTATTACTTGGACTCTTGGGAGAATTGAATCTCCGCTCTGGAAAGATAAATGTACCTACAGTCCATTCCCGCGATGATTTAGAAATCGGCATAGATGGAATGGCGAATTCAATGGCATATTGTTCTCAAAGCCCGTGGTTAATTAGCGGAACAATTAAAGATAACATCGTATTTGGGGAATTTTTTAACCAACagaaatttgatgatgtcATAAAGTGTTGCTGTCTTGAAAAAGATATCAAAGCAATGACAGCTGGTCTAAAAACAGATGTGGGTGAGGGTGGATTTTCCTTATCCGGTGGACAGCAACAGAGGATTGCTTTAGCCAGAGCAATTTACTCCTCTTCCAGATATCTGCTTTTCGATGACTGTTTGAGCGCAGTAGATCCTGAAACTGCACTTCATATTTACGAAGAGTGCTTATGTGGCCCCATGATGAAGGGAAGGACTTGTATCGTTACAAGCCATAATATATCTTTGATTATCAAACAGGCTCAATGGCTCGTGATTCTAGACAATGGCGAAGTTAAAGCACAAGGTAAGCCGTCGGACCTCATTGAATCCAgtaaatttttgaaagaaagtatAAACAATGATCCAGGAGATAAAAGTTATAATCAgataaaattgaaacagttcaaaacattgaagaaaacagaaaatgtACTTCCTATAGAAGAAGACCCGCAAGACGAAGAAAACCCACAAGAAGCAGAAAACccacaagaagaagaagaccCACAAGAGACTCCggaaatggaaaattttgaagaaaaaaaaatggaaggCTCAGTTAAATTTTCAGCTTACAAATGGCTAGCAGACTATTTCGGAGGATTGAGGCTCGTTTTGGTTTTTACGATGTCTTCTGTCTTCATTCATGGAATAACAATCTCTCAGGGATTTTGGCTCAGACACTGGCTCGAAAAAGGATCTTCAGTTAACAAATCTGCCATGCTTTATAGCATGCTTGAAAATTCACACTCTAATgcttattttttatcaaccTATACTATCATCGgctttatttcttcatttctaaCTGCAGGTAAAGTATGGGTGGCAGTACTCTTCGGTACTAATGctaccaaaaaaatatttgcgAAACTACTTTCCAGTATCTTCCTAGCCAAGTTACGTTTTCATGACATTACGCCTGTTGGACGAATAATGAACAGATTTAGCAAGGATATGGATATCATTGATCAACAGTTGATTCCTAATTTCGAGGGACTTTTCTACAGCGTTGTTGTTTGCCTCTGGgttatatttttgattggttatatCACTCCTCGATTTCTATTGTTTGCTATTCCTTTATGCGCCCTTTATTATATTGTAGGTTCGTTATATCTTCGTGCCTCTAGAGAATTGAAGAGAATAGACAATATTAATGTCTCTCCAATACACCAGTTATTCACTGAAGCTATCAAAGGAGTAGCCACTATTAGAGCATTAGCTGATGAACGTAGATTTATTACTCAAACATTAGTTGCAATTGACAAAAGTAATgctccttttttttatctcaaCCTAGCGACTGAATGGATTACATATAGAGTTGATATAATTGGAGCTCTTATCCTCTTCAGCTCCTCTTTGATGATTGTATTGAAAGCTCCGTATTTGGATGCAGGACTAGCCGGAATTCTACTATCAAatgctttctcttttacTGAAACAGCCCAATGGATCATAAAGGTATTTTCAGGCGTCGAACTTCTAATGAGCTCAgtagaaagaataaaagaatatgtaGATGTACCTCTCGAGTCATCTGAATCAAACAATTATGCAACACCCCTTGCTAATTGGCCTCAGACAGGAGATatagaatttgaaaatctGACGCTGCGCTATTCTCCTCACTCCTCTAAAGCACTGGACGGTGTATCATTCAAGGTAAAAGCAGGAACCAAAGTCGGGATTGTTGGCAGAACAGGGGCTGGAAAATCTTCCATCATAGCAGCCATATACCGACTCTCCGATTGGGAAGACGGTACTATTATTATCGATAACAAAGACATAAAATACGTACCCTTGGAATGTCTGAGAAATTCTATAAGTTGCATCCCACAGAACCCTACCTTATTCGAGGGAACCATTAGGTCTAATTTAGACCCTTGGGACCAGTACTCAGACGTGcaagtttttgaagcaCTAGAAAAAGTGGGATTGATTGAGCAGAGTGAGGGATTATGTTCACTTCCTGGACAAAAGCTATCCTATCCTTCTAACCATAAACTGAGAAATAGATTCATTGACTTGAATACAGTAGTAAAATCAGGTGGCTCAAATATATCTCAAGGACAAAGACAGCTTTTGTGTTTGGCACGTTCTATGCTTGGTGCACGTAATATAATGTTAATTGATGAAGCAACGGCCTCCATAGATTATGTTTCTGATGCTAAAATTCAGAAAACAATAAGAGAAACGATGAGAAATACAACAGTTTTAACCATTGCTCACCGCTTAAGGTCCGTCATCGATTACGACAAAATTTTGGTGATGGATATGGGAAGAGTAGAGGAATATGACCATCCATACAATTTGATATCTGATAAAAACACTATTTTTCACCGCCTATGTAAGCGAAGTGGTGAGTTTGAGAAACTTTTCAGTTTGGCtgaaaaatcattcaaaaatgaGAGGTTAAATACTTAA
- the VBA5 gene encoding basic amino acid transporter (similar to Saccharomyces cerevisiae VBA5 (YKR105C)): MGEEKNSSQAEVKAYDSDTELNVNSSDERGGISLYLCLTSLTLVLFITALDILIVGTIIDVVAEQFGNYSKTGWLVTGYSLPNAILSLVWGRFASIIGFQHSLILAVLIFEAGSLVAALANSMNMLIVGRVVAGVGGSGLQTLCFVIGCTMVNERSRPLVISILSCAFAVAAIVGPIIGGAFTTHVTWRWCFYINLPIGGFAVIMFLLTYKTKSENILQQTRNILGRISKFELRRLTEPGNLRKALIGILFKFDFLGFALSSAGLVLFLLGLTFGGNKYSWNSGQIITYLVLGILLFVFSLIYDFFIFQKFNPEPDNTSYRPLFLKRLVAKPAVIIVNMVTFLLCIGYNGQMIYSVQFFQLIFASSAWKAGLHLIPIVITNVIAAIASGVITKKLGLVKPLLIFGGILGVIGAGLMTLMSNNSTSSTQIGVLILPGLSLGFALQASLMSAQLQIKKDRPEATTDFIEITAFNTFMKSLGTTLGGVLSTTVFSASLRNKVKHAQLEMYVGKTVDDMILYRLQNFDGPHSSIGNILSDSIKNVFWMDMGFYALGFIFCIFSSNGRLVIPKKDIPSEESVESN; encoded by the coding sequence ATGGgagaggaaaaaaattcttcgCAAGCTGAGGTAAAAGCATACGACTCAGATACTGAATTAAATGTAAACAGTAGTGATGAAAGAGGGGGAATTTCATTGTACCTCTGCTTGACTTCACTGACCCTCGTACTTTTCATAACTGCGCTGGATATTTTAATTGTGGGAACTATTATTGACGTAGTAGCAGAGCAGTTTGGAAATTACTCTAAGACTGGGTGGCTTGTTACTGGATATAGTTTACCTAATGCCATTTTAAGTCTAGTTTGGGGAAGATTTGCCTCAATAATCGGCTTCCAGCATAGTCTTATTTTAGCGGTGCTTATTTTTGAAGCTGGCTCCTTGGTTGCAGCTCTTGCAAATTCGATGAATATGCTAATTGTAGGAAGAGTTGTTGCTGGTGTTGGTGGAAGTGGACTTCAAACGCTGTGTTTTGTTATTGGTTGCACAATGGTCAATGAGAGGTCTAGACCACTCGTGATATCCATTTTAAGTTGTGCATTTGCTGTAGCAGCGATTGTAGGTCCAATAATTGGTGGTGCCTTCACAACACATGTTACCTGGAGATGGTGCTTTTACATTAATCTTCCCATTGGTGGCTTTGCCGTAATCATGTTTTTACTAACCTACAAGACTAAGAGTGAGAACATACTTCAACAAACCAGAAATATACTTGgaagaatttcaaagttCGAATTACGCAGGTTAACAGAGCCAGGTAATTTGAGAAAAGCGCTCATTGGTATtctcttcaaatttgaCTTCCTAGGATTTGCTCTTAGCTCTGCCGGGCTGGTTCTCTTCTTACTTGGATTGACATTTGGTGGTAACAAATATAGTTGGAACTCTGGCCAAATTATAACATATTTGGTGTTGGGTATCTtgctttttgttttttcattgatatatgatttcttcatattcCAAAAGTTTAATCCTGAGCCTGATAATACATCTTATAGACCgctatttttgaaaagattagTAGCAAAACCGGCTGTAATAATAGTAAACATGGTAACATTTCTATTGTGCATTGGTTATAATGGACAAATGATATATTCTGTCCAATTTTTCCAGCTTATATTTGCATCGAGTGCATGGAAAGCAGGCCTGCACTTAATACCAATTGTTATTACCAACGTTATTGCCGCAATTGCGAGTGGTGTAATTACAAAAAAGCTTGGTTTGGTCAAACCACTTTTAATATTCGGAGGCATTCTTGGTGTAATTGGGGCAGGGCTTATGACGCTGATGAGTAACAACTCAACGAGTTCAACTCAAATTGGTGTTTTGATATTACCGGGGTTATCTCTAGGATTTGCTCTGCAAGCGTCGCTTATGAGTGCACAACTCCAAATTAAGAAAGACCGTCCAGAAGCCACTACGGACTTTATTGAGATAACAGCCTTCAATACATTTATGAAATCATTAGGTACAACCCTTGGTGGTGTTCTTTCAACCACTGTTTTCTCCGCTTCCCTTCGTAACAAAGTAAAACATGCTCAACTAGAGATGTACGTAGGAAAAACCGTAGATGACATGATTTTGTATCGACtacaaaattttgatgGTCCTCATTCATCAATTGGAAATATTCTAAGTGACTCTATTAAAAATGTATTTTGGATGGATATGGGATTCTATGCTTTAGgatttatattttgtattttcTCGTCCAATGGGAGATTGGTCataccaaaaaaagatatacCATCAGAAGAAAGTGTGGAGAGCAACTAG